A region of the Mesoterricola sediminis genome:
CACCAAGCACAACTTCCTCGTCCGGGAGCCGGAGGGCATCGCCCCCGCCCTCCGCGAGGCCTTCGCCCTGGCCAACGCGGGCCGTCCCGGCCCCGTCCTCGTCGACATCACGAAGGACGCCCAGACCCGGGAGGCGGTGTTCGACTGGGAGGGGGCGGAGCCCCGCCGGCACACCCGGCACCTGCCGCCGCCCGTGCCCGAGGCCGACCTGGCCCGGGCCCTGGCCCTCATCTCCGCGAGCCGGCGCCCGCTCATCCTGGCCGGCCACGGGGTCACCCTCTCCGGCGCCCACCGGGCCCTCCTGGCCTTCGCCGAGAAGGCCGGGGCCCCGGTGGCGGCGACCCTGCTGGGCCTGGACGCCTTCCCTCCCGGGCACCCGCTCTACGTGGGTTTCATGGGCATGCACGGGTCCCCCTGGACGAACCAGGCCATCCAGGAGGCCGACCTCCTCCTCGCCTTCGGCATGCGCTTCGACGACCGCGTCACCGGCGACCTCAAGGCCTTCGCTCCCTATGCCCGCAAGATCCACGTGGAGGTGGACCCCACCGAGGTCGGGAAGAACGTGGCGGTGGACGTGGCCCTCCTGGGCGACCTGCGGGAGGTCCTGGAGCGGCTCGCGCCCGCGGTCCCGGCCCTGGATTCCGGGGCGTGGCTGGACCGCATCGCCGAACTCAGGGCCGCCCACGACGCCCCGGCCTGGCCCCCGGATCCCCAGGGCGAGGGGCTCAGCCCCACCGCCGTGCTGCGCGAGCTGAGCGCCCAGGCCCCCGGCGCGATCTGGGTCACCGACGTCGGCCAGCACCAGATGTGGGAGGCCCAGGTGGTCCCCCACGGCCGGCCCCGCACCCTGCTGACCTCCGGCGGGCTCGGCACCATGGGATTCGCCCTGCCCGCCGCCATCGGCGCGAAGCTGGCGTGCCCCGAGGCCGAGGTCTGGGTGGTGGCCGGGGACGGCGGCACCCAGATGAACGTCCAGGAGCTCATGACGCTCACCCAGGAGGGCCTCGAGCTGAACGTGGCGGTCCTCAACAACAGCTACCTGGGCATGGTCCGCCAGTTCCAGACCCACTTCTACGGCGACCGCCGCGCCTCCGTGGACCTCCTGGCCCCGGACTTCGGCCTCCTGGCCCGCGCCTACGGCCTCAAGGCCGCCTCGGCCCGCACCCTCGACGAGGCCCGGGAGGCCATCCGGGAGGCCCGCGCCGGCGGCGGGGCCACCCTCATCGAATTCGTCATCAGTCCCGAAGCCGGCGTCTACCCGATGGTCCCCCCCGGCGCCGGCATCTCGGCGACCATCCACACCCCCCCGCCCACGGAGGCCCCATGCAGCGGATCCTTGTAGCCCTCACCGACAACGAGCCCGGCGTCCTGGACCGCGTGGCCTCCATCTTCCGCCGCCGCGGCTTCAACATCCACAGCCTCACGGTGAGCCCCACCCTGGATCCCGACGTGAGCCGGATCACCCTCGTCACGGACCTGGACGACCGCGCGGCGCGCGCCGCCAAGTCGTTCCTGGAGCGCCTCGTGAACGTCCACAGCGTCGAGGACTTCACCGACGCGGGCCCCCTCCTCCGCGACACGGCCCTCATCCGCGTCGCGGCAGGCCCCGCCGACCGGCCCGGGCTCTTCCAGCTCGCGGCCATCTTCCGGGCCGAGATCCTGGAGGTGGGCCCCGAGTCGGCGGTGCTGGCCTGCTGCGACGCCCCGGAGCGCATCCGGGCCTTCGTGGAGAGCCTGCGCCCCTACGGCCTGCTCGAATTCGGCCGGACCGGCGTCATCGCCGTCCGCTCCAGCGGGGACCCCGCTTCCGCCCTCCATCCCGCCGCCTCGTTCTGAAAGGAGAACCCATGGCAAAGCTCCACTACGAATCCGACGCCGACCTGTCCCTCATCCGCGGCGAGCGCATCGCCATCCTGGGCTACGGCTCCCAGGGGCACGCCCACGCGCAGAACCTCCGGGACAGCGGCGCCGACGTGCGCGTGGGCCTGCCCGAGGGCTCCCGCTCCCGGGCCCGGGCCGAGGCCGACGGCTTCCAGGTCATGGCGCCGGCCGAGGCCTGCGCCTGGGCCCGGGCCATCATGGTCCTCACCCCCGACACGGGCCAGGCGAAGCTCTACGACGAGGCCATCGCCCCGGGCCTCGCGCCCGGCAAGACCCT
Encoded here:
- the ilvB gene encoding biosynthetic-type acetolactate synthase large subunit, with amino-acid sequence MRMKGADILCACLAREGVDLVFGYPGGAILPTYDALEASGIRHILARHEQGAAHMADGYSRASGRTGVVIATSGPGATNLVTGLATAMMDSVPLVAITGQVASPLLGSDAFQEVDVTGVTLPITKHNFLVREPEGIAPALREAFALANAGRPGPVLVDITKDAQTREAVFDWEGAEPRRHTRHLPPPVPEADLARALALISASRRPLILAGHGVTLSGAHRALLAFAEKAGAPVAATLLGLDAFPPGHPLYVGFMGMHGSPWTNQAIQEADLLLAFGMRFDDRVTGDLKAFAPYARKIHVEVDPTEVGKNVAVDVALLGDLREVLERLAPAVPALDSGAWLDRIAELRAAHDAPAWPPDPQGEGLSPTAVLRELSAQAPGAIWVTDVGQHQMWEAQVVPHGRPRTLLTSGGLGTMGFALPAAIGAKLACPEAEVWVVAGDGGTQMNVQELMTLTQEGLELNVAVLNNSYLGMVRQFQTHFYGDRRASVDLLAPDFGLLARAYGLKAASARTLDEAREAIREARAGGGATLIEFVISPEAGVYPMVPPGAGISATIHTPPPTEAPCSGSL
- the ilvN gene encoding acetolactate synthase small subunit, with translation MQRILVALTDNEPGVLDRVASIFRRRGFNIHSLTVSPTLDPDVSRITLVTDLDDRAARAAKSFLERLVNVHSVEDFTDAGPLLRDTALIRVAAGPADRPGLFQLAAIFRAEILEVGPESAVLACCDAPERIRAFVESLRPYGLLEFGRTGVIAVRSSGDPASALHPAASF